A stretch of Apostichopus japonicus isolate 1M-3 chromosome 9, ASM3797524v1, whole genome shotgun sequence DNA encodes these proteins:
- the LOC139974544 gene encoding uncharacterized protein isoform X1 has product MAVKENSICFQHLLIFMACFGTSLAAGRLCKFAEKFPGVGGSCYKGPTNDDTTKQSTNSLSGTTVSPVETTTQSATSPPISTLSSLPDTTVSSVETTTQSTTSPPINTLSSLPDTTVSSVETTVLSTTSPPISTLSSLPDTTVSSVETTVLSTTSPPISTLSSLPDTTVSSVETTKQSTTSPPVESSSQSIDTTLLSTPTACLLGQLRCYNDDNEMVCAAPENCTCQMTSVNASISAGGFYVNPDCTRMAHCINGSVTWDDVYSCSPNAQCEKQGNVHQCYCTAGYYGDGKTCLQVTNCQDVYTAGINESGIYTIKPTGWPGSPFPVYCNMADGGGWTVFQRRVNGSVDFYRNWTSYKEGFGQIVHEFWLGNDKLYYITNQENYQIRIDLVDREGTPHFAEYDSFRINDENDKYRLSAVGTYSGTAEVRNTRYNENALKYQFNSFFSTYDQDNDKNTRHCTVVLQGAWWHNECCRSNLNGNYFASVIPSTTGCCGGHSSICWNKLPGPDHNIKYTEMKIRPVRD; this is encoded by the exons ATGGCTGTTAAAGAAAATAGCATATGTTTCCAACACCTTCTTATTTTCATGGCATGTTTTGGTACATCTTTAGCAGCAGGCA GATTGTGTAAATTTGCGGAGAAGTTTCCTGGTGTTGGAGGAAGTTGTTACAAAGGTCCAACAAATG ATGATACTACCAAGCAGAGCACCAACTCTTTGTCTGGGACTACGGTCTCCCCAGTTGAAACAACCACGCAGAGCGCAACCTCACCGCCGATTAGCACACTCTCCTCTTTGCCTGACACTACGGTGTCCTCGGTTGAAACAACCACGCAGAGCACAACCTCACCACCGATTAACACACTCTCCTCTTTGCCTGACACTACGGTGTCCTCGGTTGAAACAACCGTGCTGAGCACCACCTCACCGCCGATTAGCACACTTTCCTCTTTGCCTGACACTACGGTGTCCTCGGTTGAAACAACCGTGCTGAGCACCACCTCACCGCCGATTAGCACACTCTCCTCCTTGCCTGACACTACGGTGTCCTCGGTTGAAACAACCAAGCAGAGCACCACCTCACCGCCAGTTGAAAGCTCCTCTCAGTCAATCGACACAACTCTTTTATCAACCCCGACTGCCTGCCTACTTGGTCAGCTGCGATGCTACAATGATGACAATGAAATGGTCTGTGCGGCACCTGAGAATTGCACATGTCAAATGACAAGTGTGAATGCAAGCATTTCG GCCGGTGGATTTTATGTCAACCCTGATTGTACAAGAATGGCTCACTGTATCAATGGCAGTGTCACGTGGGATGACGTATACAGTTGCAGCCCCAATGCACAGTGTGAGAAACAAGGCAACGTACACCAATGTTACTGCACGGCTGGTTACTATGGTGATGGAAAAACATGTTTGCAGGTTACTAACTGCCAAGATGTATATACTGCTGGTATTAACGAAAGTGGTATCTACACCATTAAACCAACTGGCTGGCCTGGATCACCATTTCCAGTGTATTGCAACATGGCTGAcggaggtggatggacg gTGTTCCAACGTCGAGTTAATGGTTCTGTTGATTTTTACCGTAACTGGACCAGCTACAAAGAAGGCTTTGGTCAGATCGTTCATGAATTTTGGTTGGGTAATGACAAGCTGTATTACATCACCAATCAAGAGAACTATCAAATCCGGATTGATCTGGTCGACAGGGAAGGGACTCCACACTTCGCTGAATATGACTCGTTCCGTATCAACGATGAAAATGACAAGTATCGTCTGTCCGCGGTGGGAACTTACAGCGGAACAGCAGAAGTACGAAATACCCGAT ACAACGAAAATGCTTTGAAATATCAGTTCAACAGTTTCTTTAGTACTTACGATCAAGATAATGATAAGAATACTCGTCACTGTACGGTAGTCTTACAAGGCGCATGGTGGCACAACGAGTGCTGTAGATCCAATCTCAATGGCAACTACTTCGCTAGTGTCATTCCTTCCACTACGGGTTGTTGTGGGGGCCATTCCTCTATCTGTTGGAACAAACTACCAGGACCTGACCATAACATCAAATACACCGAGATGAAGATTCGACCTGTACGTGATTAA
- the LOC139974544 gene encoding uncharacterized protein isoform X2 — MIVIGNLARIYQGLCKFAEKFPGVGGSCYKGPTNDDTTKQSTNSLSGTTVSPVETTTQSATSPPISTLSSLPDTTVSSVETTTQSTTSPPINTLSSLPDTTVSSVETTVLSTTSPPISTLSSLPDTTVSSVETTVLSTTSPPISTLSSLPDTTVSSVETTKQSTTSPPVESSSQSIDTTLLSTPTACLLGQLRCYNDDNEMVCAAPENCTCQMTSVNASISAGGFYVNPDCTRMAHCINGSVTWDDVYSCSPNAQCEKQGNVHQCYCTAGYYGDGKTCLQVTNCQDVYTAGINESGIYTIKPTGWPGSPFPVYCNMADGGGWTVFQRRVNGSVDFYRNWTSYKEGFGQIVHEFWLGNDKLYYITNQENYQIRIDLVDREGTPHFAEYDSFRINDENDKYRLSAVGTYSGTAEVRNTRYNENALKYQFNSFFSTYDQDNDKNTRHCTVVLQGAWWHNECCRSNLNGNYFASVIPSTTGCCGGHSSICWNKLPGPDHNIKYTEMKIRPVRD; from the exons ATGATTGTAATCGGAAATTTGGCACGAATATATCAAG GATTGTGTAAATTTGCGGAGAAGTTTCCTGGTGTTGGAGGAAGTTGTTACAAAGGTCCAACAAATG ATGATACTACCAAGCAGAGCACCAACTCTTTGTCTGGGACTACGGTCTCCCCAGTTGAAACAACCACGCAGAGCGCAACCTCACCGCCGATTAGCACACTCTCCTCTTTGCCTGACACTACGGTGTCCTCGGTTGAAACAACCACGCAGAGCACAACCTCACCACCGATTAACACACTCTCCTCTTTGCCTGACACTACGGTGTCCTCGGTTGAAACAACCGTGCTGAGCACCACCTCACCGCCGATTAGCACACTTTCCTCTTTGCCTGACACTACGGTGTCCTCGGTTGAAACAACCGTGCTGAGCACCACCTCACCGCCGATTAGCACACTCTCCTCCTTGCCTGACACTACGGTGTCCTCGGTTGAAACAACCAAGCAGAGCACCACCTCACCGCCAGTTGAAAGCTCCTCTCAGTCAATCGACACAACTCTTTTATCAACCCCGACTGCCTGCCTACTTGGTCAGCTGCGATGCTACAATGATGACAATGAAATGGTCTGTGCGGCACCTGAGAATTGCACATGTCAAATGACAAGTGTGAATGCAAGCATTTCG GCCGGTGGATTTTATGTCAACCCTGATTGTACAAGAATGGCTCACTGTATCAATGGCAGTGTCACGTGGGATGACGTATACAGTTGCAGCCCCAATGCACAGTGTGAGAAACAAGGCAACGTACACCAATGTTACTGCACGGCTGGTTACTATGGTGATGGAAAAACATGTTTGCAGGTTACTAACTGCCAAGATGTATATACTGCTGGTATTAACGAAAGTGGTATCTACACCATTAAACCAACTGGCTGGCCTGGATCACCATTTCCAGTGTATTGCAACATGGCTGAcggaggtggatggacg gTGTTCCAACGTCGAGTTAATGGTTCTGTTGATTTTTACCGTAACTGGACCAGCTACAAAGAAGGCTTTGGTCAGATCGTTCATGAATTTTGGTTGGGTAATGACAAGCTGTATTACATCACCAATCAAGAGAACTATCAAATCCGGATTGATCTGGTCGACAGGGAAGGGACTCCACACTTCGCTGAATATGACTCGTTCCGTATCAACGATGAAAATGACAAGTATCGTCTGTCCGCGGTGGGAACTTACAGCGGAACAGCAGAAGTACGAAATACCCGAT ACAACGAAAATGCTTTGAAATATCAGTTCAACAGTTTCTTTAGTACTTACGATCAAGATAATGATAAGAATACTCGTCACTGTACGGTAGTCTTACAAGGCGCATGGTGGCACAACGAGTGCTGTAGATCCAATCTCAATGGCAACTACTTCGCTAGTGTCATTCCTTCCACTACGGGTTGTTGTGGGGGCCATTCCTCTATCTGTTGGAACAAACTACCAGGACCTGACCATAACATCAAATACACCGAGATGAAGATTCGACCTGTACGTGATTAA